The nucleotide window TGAACTTGTTAGTGATCTAAACGGATTCAAATCAGATAGGGTAACATGTACAATATCATTTGTTGTACCAAGAAAGGACCCAGATCCAGAACCTCTGTCTGCACCACTGAATTGGCCTTTATAAATTATATTTCGAAGAAAAACCAGGGAAACAGGAATAGACGAGATTATGCCAAATATAAGAATCTGTTTTATACGGTCTTTTGGTTTCTTACAGGACTGAATTGCCAGGATCAGCACACCAGTCAGAATCAGAGTAACCCCCATATAACGGGTTACTGCTCCTGCTCCACAGAATAGAGCGGACAATAAGATGAACCAGTTATCTCGTGAATTAAGAAAACGCAGCAGCAGATACAACCCAAGAAATGAAAAGAAGATATAGGGCATTTCTGTCATTGCCCACCGGGTCATTTCCCAGAATGAACTAAGACTCAAACAACAAATAGCCCATAAGTAACCGGTTATTGGAGAATCAAGATCTCTACCGAAGAAAAATGAAACGATAACAATGCCTGCAAGTGATAGAATCGGGATCCACATTGCAGCGTTTACTGAGGTAAAACCCACCATCATGAAAGCAGCAATTAAAATAGGGTACAAAGGAGGCCAGACAGTTAATGGCCAGAAGGCATGGATATTATCTGATTCCCATCCACTGACTATTCCCTTCCCATGAACAATATTTTCCGCCACATTAATGTAATCAGAAGCATCCCAGTCAACCCAGGGGGCCTGGAAAGTAAGGCCCATGCCAATGACAAATAAAGCGCAGCAGATGCAGAAGATCCAGGAAACATCCCGGCGTTTCATAAAGTCAGCATAATGCTGGCAGGTGTGTGCGTTCATACATTCTCCAATTTTTTTAGAAGTCTGGATTCTGGTCTTACCCAGGGGGCCTTAATGGGTTGAACAAACAGCTCTTCCAAGGTCAAAAGCTTTGAGATTTAACTCGATCGTCTTTTTGGGCACAGTCCTACTTACGGCATCTCGAAGAGATTGCTCCTGTAGCGGGAGATGAGAAGAGGCAGCTCCGAGAAGGACAATATTCTGGGTCAGAATACTTCCTGCCTCTTCAGCAAGTCTTCGTGCTTCCACAACGATAACCTTGTAATCCCCAATTAGCCCCATGATCATATGTTCATCAGGTGCAGGGAAATCCTGCGTAAATACGGACGTTGGAACTACATACTCTTGACTAGTAAAAATGAATCCACCTTTTTTGAGATAATGACAATACCGAGCTGCTTCCATGAGATCAAAGGAGATAATGAGATCAGCGGTTCCGGGGGCTATCTGCGGACCATATTCCTGTCCAATACGGATCTGGCTTTCAACAGAACCACCACGTTGTGCCATCCCATGAGTCTCTGCACCACGAACGTGGATCCCTTCAATAACACACGCCTCTCCCAGGATGTTAGAAGTCAGAATAGTTCCCTGACCTCCGATTCCTACAATCAGCACATCAAAACTCATTCTTTTACCTCAAGGGATATTGCAGATACCGGGCATATTTGAGTGCAGACACCACAACCGGAGCAAAGATCAGTAATCAGTGCAATGCCACTGTGAAGTTCTATCGCAGGACACCCGAATTTTATGCATGCTTTGCATCCGATGCAGATGTCACTGGATACCCTGTACTTGCCGCGGTTGATCTTCGCCCTTCTCTCGGTGATAACACAGGGCTGTTTTGCTATGATAACCTTGACTCCCTTGCGTGCTTTCGCATCTTTGAGAACCCCGGTGAACTGAACAAGATCAGAGGGGCTGACGGTCTCAACAAAAGAGACACCACACGACCTGCAAAGCATCTCAAGAGATACCGCCGGACGCTCAACCCCAGAAGCGGTTACACCGGTGGTTGGGTTAGGCTGGTGTCCTGTCATCGCAGTTATGCGGTTATCAAGGATTACCACTGTAATGTTTGCGTCGTTATACACTGCATTTAAAAGGCCCTGAATACCGGTATGAAGGAACGTAGAGTCACCAATGGTACAGACAATATCATGTTTTTCACCAGCCTGGGCCATCCCAGACGCCACCGTGATAGAGGCACCCATACAGATAGTGGTGTCAACAACGCCAAGCTGAAGCCCTAGAGTGTAACACCCAATATCACTTGGAAAGATTCCATCCCTAAACACCTTTCGTATCGCATACATTGCAGTACGGTGCATGCATCCGGCGCACAGGATTGGTGGTCTGACAGGTAGACCAGCAGGTGGCTGTATAACTGGGTAATCTAATTTTACCGGGATATCTGCTGCCTTGAGATACTGCGCTACCCGGCTTGGAGAGAGTTCACCTTCATAGGGAACATGCCCGGTCTTCTTTCCAAGTATTGGAACCAATCCGGCCACCTGCCTGGAAACCTCCTCAATCACCGGGGCAAGTTCCTCTACTACAAGGATTCGTTCATGACTCCTGATAAAGCCAGAAAGCCACTCCTCATCGATTGGATAGGCACCAATGTGGGCAATGGAGACTGAATCAGAGACAACTTCATGAACATATGACGCAGCAATTCCACCGGTTATGACCCCTATTTTCCCACGGATTGTAGATCTGTTATATCCAGACTCAACAAGCCTTTTTTTGAGAGAGGCCTGCTTTTCATTGAGTTGCTTGTGAAGGACACGGGTATGCGCCGGGATCACAACATACTGTCGGGGGTCTTTCTCAAAGGATGCCTGCCGGTCTAATGCGGCGACCTCACCCAGAGTCACATCACTTTTCGAATGACATATGCGCGTGGTTGGCCGGAAGAGTACTGGAAGCAGAAATTCTTCTGAAAGGGAAAAGGCATCACGGACCATGTCGTGTGCTTCCTGAACAGAGCTTGGATCAAGACAGGGAATCCGTGCAAAAGCAGCATAACAGCGGCTATCCTGCTCATTCTGTGATGAGTGTGCAAATGGATCATCAGCAGACATGACCACAAATCCACCTTTCACACCGGTATAAGCTGAGGTCATCAGTGGATCTGCAGCTACGTTGAGACCTACGTGTTTCATAGTCACAATAGACCTCATACCACACCAGGATGAGGCAAGCGCCTCTTCATATGCCACTTTCTCATTAACAGACCATTCAACATATGACTGGCGGTCAGGCCATGTTCTGAGAGTATCTATGACTTCAGATGAGGGGGTGCCCGGATATCCAAATGCAGTATCCAACGCTGCTTCAAGGCAGCCGTGGGCTATTGCCTCGTTCCCAAGGAGATATTTTACAACCATGTAAGTTCAGTTCCAAATATTCAGATATTGAATTTGAATTCTCATCCAGATATGAACCTTGATCAATCCACTGGCGAGTCAAGAAAAAATTTCACAAGATTTATTAACTCATACTATCCACCTAATTAGAGCCTCTGGGGCCCGTAGCATAGACAGGTGGTGCACCCGGCTGATAACCGGGAGGTCGTGCGTTCGAATCGCACCGGGCCCACTCTTCAATTTTAAAACTCTGTAACCAAACAGAGTATATGAATAAGAATATCCTCTTGACTGTTTTTCTTGGAATCGTTCTCACCCTGCTATCTCAGTTTTTCATAGAAACGGCTGCAGCAGGCATTGTAGCAGTAATTTTTCTCACAGTTTTACTCATTTTGCTGATATCAGAGGATGCCAAAAATAATGCACATCCTGAGATCTCTGCAGTACTGGCTGATGATGCTGAAACTGTAATTGTTGAGAATCTTGGAACTGCACCTGCCAGATCAGCACAGGTTCGGATAATTCCAGATGACATCAGATATGAGATAGGAGATCTGAATCCTGATTCAATACACAGATATCGCCTACCTTCTATGCTCCGTAATGCAAAAGCGGCAGTCTCATGGGAGCGGAAAGATGGATCGCGGACAGAGAGGATATTCCGGTTATCGGGTTATGAAGAGGAGACAGATCTTCTCAAACCATTATTTCCACTATTTAGCTGGAAAGAAAAGTAGAAAAGAAGATCACACAGGTTTTACCAGAAACTGAAGAGTTACCTCAAGAGCAGAAAGAAGACTTTCCTGCCCTTCAAGGTACTGCTTCATTCCTTTGTACAACATGAACACCGCATCGTATCCATAGAGATCAATCAGTTGACGTGGAGTAAGTTCTCCCATGTATGAGTCAACAATCAGATCATCAGCACTATACATCACTTCGTAGAACTTGCCATCCTCACTGATGAGACAGAACTGATCAATGACCTGGCGTGACATGTTATCCGGACGGTATGGAGCAGGATCGGCACTCTTCCCAAGAACAAAGACCTTTGAGGAATAATGCTTCGCATCATAAATATCACCTTTGTTATCCTTTTTTCCTTTTTCGAGAATGGTAATGCCCATTGTTTTAATAACAGAGGCAGTCAGAGCACCCATCCTTGCTACGAGTTCGGCCTCCTGTGCGCGAATCTCCTCACTGTTCTGATCGATCCTGGCATCCGTTGTCTGAATAAGATCAATGAGGCGATTATATCCATTGAGTATGACATCTTCCATGTATTTCACCAATGCAGGTACCGTCTCCCGGGTGAGGGAAAAATCCAACTGACCGTTTTTGATCAGAGTAGTGATCGTACAACTCTTCCAGTGAGGTAATGTGTCCGCTCTCCAGTGAATTCCGCCAGATGACGACTCCCTACCGGGAGGTCTTCAGCAATCACTATACCAGTATACGACCGGGTTCTTCCCATTACGGTGCCTTCCCTGAGTTTTTCAGTGATCACAACCTCCCCTGTCTTTCCCACAAGCGCTGATTTCTTCTCCTTCAGGATACCATAACCGATGCGAATCAATTCACGTGAGCGATCTTTTCTGATCCGGTCAGGAAGTTCCCCGACTCTTGGCGCAGTGGACCCAGGTCTGAATGAATACCTGGTAACATTGATGCCATCGGGCTGAAGAGTAACAAGAAGATCACAGGTTTCTTTAAATTCATCTTCACTCTCAGCAGCAAATCCGACAATTAAATCAGTTGCAATAGAGATTTCAGGATTTTTTTTCCTGAGTATATCTACCAGCATAAGGTAGGTAGAGTGGTCGTATTCCCTCCCCATTCGGTTGAGAACGTGATCTGATCCTGACTGAACAGGGAGATGAACAAACGAAAAAAAATGATCATTATCCAAAGCATCAGCAACCTCGTGAATGATTGGGAGCAGTGTTGCCGGATTCATCATACCCAGTCTGACAAAAAAAGTCCCCTCTATCTCTCCAATAGCCTGCAGAAGGATATGAAGAGAAGGCGTTCCCCAGTCATACCCGTATGCACTCAGATCCTGACCAGTCAGGCGGATTTCCACAGCTCCTCCCAGGACTGCTGCGCGAATCTGCGAGAGGATTTCCTCTATCGGATTACTTTTTATGTGACCTCTCGCGTGTCTCGTGATGCAATAGGTGCAGTGACCAAGGCAGCCAGAACCAATCTGAACAACTGTAATCGGACCGGACGGTGCGACATTATGATCCAGATCAACTGCATGAATACTATCAGGTGATAATACCCGGACATTAGGAAATTCAGTAAGAATTGCGGCACGTGCACCGGGAAGACAGCCGGTGACCCAGATTTCTTGCCCTTCCATATCCTTCAGCAACCTGATCATCTTGCGTTCAGTCTTCTCTATCACAATACAGGTGTTAAGAATCACTGCATCCGCATCTTGAGGGTCCTCCACGAACAGAGAGCCTACACGCGTGAGAATTTGTCTGAGCCTATCAGAATCACCTTCATTATAGGTGCATCCAAAGGTCAGGATACAGATCTTCTGCCCTGAAAGAGCCTGAACCCATGATGGATAGGTAAAAGACTCGCCGGATAGTTCACCCATTATCCGGAATATGGGATCTGATGGCAGATAGGCCCAGCGATAAACCGATCACACTGTGCAAAGTTGTTTAATTATATTCGGCAAATATGTAGGCAATGGTCAGAATTGGGCTCCTGGGTTGTGGCAACGTAGGAAAGATCATCGCAACTCATCAGGAGGGCTTTCAGGTTGTTGGAGTTTTTGACCAGTTGCATGAACACGCAGCGAGCCTTTCAGAATTGACCGGAGCAAAGCCGTATTCAGATTTTAATGAATTCATCACTGCTGATTTCGATATCTGTGTTGAAGCAGCATCCATTGTTGCTGTAAGGGCATACGCACTAAAAATTATTGAACACGGGAAAGATCTGGTCATCTTAAGTGTTGGTGCCCTCGCTGACGATGCCTTCAGAGAAGATCTCATTTCTGTGGCCAAGGAAAACCGAAAGCGGATTCACATTCCCAGCGGTGCAATCATGGGACTGGATAACCTCAAGATTGGCCAGATTAGCCATATTGAGAGCATTCTTCTCAGGACTACTAAAAGTCCTGAGAGCCTTAAGATGAATGTCAGCACCAGGACATTGGCATTCAAGGGAAAGGCAAAGGATTGTATAAAGTTATTTCCAAAAAATATCAATGTATCAGTGGCTATCGCTCTTGCCAGTACTCATGAAGTTCAGGTTGAATTATGGGCAGATCCTGATGTAGATAAAAATATTCATGAGATATTTGTAAAAGGGGAGTTCGGGGAGTTGTATTCCAAGATAACGAATCTTCCATCCCCAGACAATCCAGCAACAAGTTACCTCGCTGCCCTTTCCGTCCTCTCACTACTGAAAAATATAAACAGTCCCTTGGTGATAGGGGCATGATGGCTCCTGATACCAGCCAGAAGATCAGAAGAATAAAAACTGAACTTAATGCGAAGATTCTTGCTCATAACTACCAGGTCGCAGAGATTCAGGATGTTGCAGATGTTGTAGGAGACAGCCTGGAGCTTGCTCTGGCAGCAAAGAGGTCAGATGCAGACATACTGATTGTCTGTGGTGTCAGATTTATGGCTGAAACCGCGAAAATTCTCAATCCTGATAAAAGAGTATTTATCCCGGTTCAGGATGCCGGATGCCCTCTCGCCGATTTTCTGACACCTGAATTGATTTTAGAGTACAGGCAAAAGTATCCTGACGCTGCTGTTGTAGTGTATGTCAACAGTTCTGCCGCCTGTAAAGCAGCTGCAGATGTTGTTTGCACTTCAGGAAATGCTGTTTCAATTGTCCAATCATTGCCCCATTTAAGGATATTATTCGGCCCTGATGCAAACCTTGCCGGTTATGTTCAGGAACAAATTCCTCAAAAGGAGATCATCATCATGCCCACAGATGGACACTGTTATGTCCACCAGCAGTTCAGTCTTGAAGACATCAATAATGCTCGTAAAACCGGAGGGCTCATCCTTGCACATCCAGAATGTCCTAAACTGATCAGACATAAGGCAGATATTGTTGCATCAACTGGTAAAATGATCAAAATTATCGAGCAGAGTGACGAGCGGGTGTGGCACATTTTTACTGAAGAGGCAATGGTTGTCCGGCTTAGGTCACTTTTCCCTGATAAAAAAATAATCGGGGTCAAAGATGCAGTATGCAAGGATATGAGAAAAACAACCATAGAGGATCTCATCAGGTGCATCACGAACCTCCAGAATGAGATGGAAATTAATAAAGACACATTTGTATCTGCACGGAGATCACTTGACCGGATGCTGGACGCATCTGTATCATGAAATATCCAGATATTCCTTTGAGTAAACTCCTTAGTTTCATTGAAGAGGATGCACCATTCGGTGATATCACCTCGGAGTATGTTCTAGATAAACAGACCTGTCAGGCAGACATCATTGCTAAAGAGGATCTCATCCTGGCAGGTATTTCAGAGATATCCCGCATCTTCGAACATTTTAGAGTGAATATATCTCCCGGATACAAGGATGGAGACAAGATTGATTCAGATACAATTGTTCTCTCTCTTCAGGGTGATGCCCATGCAATCCTCTTGGTTGAACGGACAGCCCTGAATCTGATAGGAAGGATGAGTGGAATTGCATCAGAGACCAGACGAGTTCAGGACCGTGTTAATTCCGTCAACCCTGATTGTCGGATAGCCGCAACACGTAAGACAGCACCAGGGCTCCGATTACTGGATAAGAAAGCAGCGATGATTGGTGGAGCAGATACCCACCGGTTCTCACTCTCAGATGCAGTTCTCATCAAAGACACACACCGGACCCTGATTACAATTGGAGAAGCAGTCAGACGAGCCAAAAATGCCAGTGCTTACCATCTCATCGAAGTAGAGGCTGAATCTGCTGAAGAAGCCATGCAGGCGGCACGAGCAGGTGTAGATATTATTCTGCTTGACAATATGACACCAGACCAGATCACTGGTGTTATGGATCTTCTCATAATCAGTGGATTAAGAGATAAGGTCCTGATTGAACTATCAGGCGGAATCAATCCAGACACCATTGAAAAATATGCGGCAGTCGGGGCGGATCGGATAAGCCTCGGAATGCTTACTCATACAGTCAGAAACGCAGATTTTTCCCTCGAGATACGGAAATAATCGAAATATCTCCAGAATCCTTTACAAGGATCTCACGCTTTCCTTTCCATATCTGCACGATTCCGTAGACATGAATGAAGTCTCCTGAAGAAATATTAGCCATACCTGCAGCAGGAGATGGAATGAAGATAGATACATCCCCCATATCAAGAATCAGATTACCACCTGTTGCAGTAGCGGTGACCTTCTGTACAATTCCCTGATGTGATACAAGGGATCCTTCTGGAGACTCGGAAGTATAATTCTGGGCAAATGGTCCTTTTCCTACCCCGTCACCAATCCATGTAAAGAGAGCACAGGATATGAATACCAAAAAAAGAATCAGCAGAGCAGTCCGTTCCTGCCGTTCAATCATTACCGAATGGTTGTAGCCCGTTCATCATAGGATTGTCGATACGTAAAGCCGGGGAAGTTTATACAGTATCATTACAGATGCTTGTACATGCACAATATCCGATATCGGAGAGTTCTAATAACCGGACTCTGCTTTTTTCTAATTCTGATGACCATGGCAACCGCATCAGAGCAACCGAAAGAGGTGAGCAAGGTGGTTCCCAATCCTGACGTCAATGCCACTCAACCAAGTGACCCAGGCCTTGCCTGGACAAAAATACCAATGACAGATGCAGTTACAGGAGAGCAATTTTCCATTGATCAAATCGCAAAGATGGGAAAACCCGTCCTCATCCATACCTTTGCAGTCTGGTGTCCTACATGCTCAATGCAACTTGGAGAGAGCGAACAAATGCTGACAACATCCCCAGATTCATTCACGATTGTGGGTATTGACATCGATCC belongs to Methanospirillum lacunae and includes:
- a CDS encoding ArnT family glycosyltransferase — protein: MNAHTCQHYADFMKRRDVSWIFCICCALFVIGMGLTFQAPWVDWDASDYINVAENIVHGKGIVSGWESDNIHAFWPLTVWPPLYPILIAAFMMVGFTSVNAAMWIPILSLAGIVIVSFFFGRDLDSPITGYLWAICCLSLSSFWEMTRWAMTEMPYIFFSFLGLYLLLRFLNSRDNWFILLSALFCGAGAVTRYMGVTLILTGVLILAIQSCKKPKDRIKQILIFGIISSIPVSLVFLRNIIYKGQFSGADRGSGSGSFLGTTNDIVHVTLSDLNPFRSLTSSVVSFGLEILILLSLVIIAIFLLYGVYFSNKNQFKNTAKKFLYDKRIVIAYTLIYVISLLVLEIGMGDIASIQTRYLLPVYPFIVVLLFSFMRGACAHMGYRVWKIVCMFICTILVLSFFSSQIIGAIPVISDKGGKSYTDPSWYNEPVEEYQWLMENTPHGAEIFSNNPRALQLHMSRLIIPLPERDNTAYAKKLLSKLNPGQMIVSLNGKKSTDQYMNADEFFSYNKNFSSPAVFKPVFSTRDAEVYQVVSPAS
- a CDS encoding indolepyruvate oxidoreductase subunit beta, producing the protein MSFDVLIVGIGGQGTILTSNILGEACVIEGIHVRGAETHGMAQRGGSVESQIRIGQEYGPQIAPGTADLIISFDLMEAARYCHYLKKGGFIFTSQEYVVPTSVFTQDFPAPDEHMIMGLIGDYKVIVVEARRLAEEAGSILTQNIVLLGAASSHLPLQEQSLRDAVSRTVPKKTIELNLKAFDLGRAVCSTH
- the iorA gene encoding indolepyruvate ferredoxin oxidoreductase subunit alpha; amino-acid sequence: MVVKYLLGNEAIAHGCLEAALDTAFGYPGTPSSEVIDTLRTWPDRQSYVEWSVNEKVAYEEALASSWCGMRSIVTMKHVGLNVAADPLMTSAYTGVKGGFVVMSADDPFAHSSQNEQDSRCYAAFARIPCLDPSSVQEAHDMVRDAFSLSEEFLLPVLFRPTTRICHSKSDVTLGEVAALDRQASFEKDPRQYVVIPAHTRVLHKQLNEKQASLKKRLVESGYNRSTIRGKIGVITGGIAASYVHEVVSDSVSIAHIGAYPIDEEWLSGFIRSHERILVVEELAPVIEEVSRQVAGLVPILGKKTGHVPYEGELSPSRVAQYLKAADIPVKLDYPVIQPPAGLPVRPPILCAGCMHRTAMYAIRKVFRDGIFPSDIGCYTLGLQLGVVDTTICMGASITVASGMAQAGEKHDIVCTIGDSTFLHTGIQGLLNAVYNDANITVVILDNRITAMTGHQPNPTTGVTASGVERPAVSLEMLCRSCGVSFVETVSPSDLVQFTGVLKDAKARKGVKVIIAKQPCVITERRAKINRGKYRVSSDICIGCKACIKFGCPAIELHSGIALITDLCSGCGVCTQICPVSAISLEVKE
- a CDS encoding tRNA (N(6)-L-threonylcarbamoyladenosine(37)-C(2))-methylthiotransferase, with protein sequence MGELSGESFTYPSWVQALSGQKICILTFGCTYNEGDSDRLRQILTRVGSLFVEDPQDADAVILNTCIVIEKTERKMIRLLKDMEGQEIWVTGCLPGARAAILTEFPNVRVLSPDSIHAVDLDHNVAPSGPITVVQIGSGCLGHCTYCITRHARGHIKSNPIEEILSQIRAAVLGGAVEIRLTGQDLSAYGYDWGTPSLHILLQAIGEIEGTFFVRLGMMNPATLLPIIHEVADALDNDHFFSFVHLPVQSGSDHVLNRMGREYDHSTYLMLVDILRKKNPEISIATDLIVGFAAESEDEFKETCDLLVTLQPDGINVTRYSFRPGSTAPRVGELPDRIRKDRSRELIRIGYGILKEKKSALVGKTGEVVITEKLREGTVMGRTRSYTGIVIAEDLPVGSRHLAEFTGERTHYLTGRVVRSLL
- the nadX gene encoding aspartate dehydrogenase, which encodes MVRIGLLGCGNVGKIIATHQEGFQVVGVFDQLHEHAASLSELTGAKPYSDFNEFITADFDICVEAASIVAVRAYALKIIEHGKDLVILSVGALADDAFREDLISVAKENRKRIHIPSGAIMGLDNLKIGQISHIESILLRTTKSPESLKMNVSTRTLAFKGKAKDCIKLFPKNINVSVAIALASTHEVQVELWADPDVDKNIHEIFVKGEFGELYSKITNLPSPDNPATSYLAALSVLSLLKNINSPLVIGA
- the nadA gene encoding quinolinate synthase NadA is translated as MMAPDTSQKIRRIKTELNAKILAHNYQVAEIQDVADVVGDSLELALAAKRSDADILIVCGVRFMAETAKILNPDKRVFIPVQDAGCPLADFLTPELILEYRQKYPDAAVVVYVNSSAACKAAADVVCTSGNAVSIVQSLPHLRILFGPDANLAGYVQEQIPQKEIIIMPTDGHCYVHQQFSLEDINNARKTGGLILAHPECPKLIRHKADIVASTGKMIKIIEQSDERVWHIFTEEAMVVRLRSLFPDKKIIGVKDAVCKDMRKTTIEDLIRCITNLQNEMEINKDTFVSARRSLDRMLDASVS
- the nadC gene encoding carboxylating nicotinate-nucleotide diphosphorylase, translating into MKYPDIPLSKLLSFIEEDAPFGDITSEYVLDKQTCQADIIAKEDLILAGISEISRIFEHFRVNISPGYKDGDKIDSDTIVLSLQGDAHAILLVERTALNLIGRMSGIASETRRVQDRVNSVNPDCRIAATRKTAPGLRLLDKKAAMIGGADTHRFSLSDAVLIKDTHRTLITIGEAVRRAKNASAYHLIEVEAESAEEAMQAARAGVDIILLDNMTPDQITGVMDLLIISGLRDKVLIELSGGINPDTIEKYAAVGADRISLGMLTHTVRNADFSLEIRK
- a CDS encoding TlpA family protein disulfide reductase gives rise to the protein MHNIRYRRVLITGLCFFLILMTMATASEQPKEVSKVVPNPDVNATQPSDPGLAWTKIPMTDAVTGEQFSIDQIAKMGKPVLIHTFAVWCPTCSMQLGESEQMLTTSPDSFTIVGIDIDPNENQNMVKKHIEKEKYAGHFAAAPKELTRGMVGTFGTSFALELPQTVIVCNKTVNHLGSGLFRAQTLKSALSQVCA